The Numenius arquata chromosome 7, bNumArq3.hap1.1, whole genome shotgun sequence genome has a window encoding:
- the FKBP14 gene encoding peptidyl-prolyl cis-trans isomerase FKBP14: MALALRAALLVSALGCAGAALIPAADVKVEVLQKPFICHRRTKWGDMMLVHYEGYLERDGSMFHSTHKHNNGQPMWFTLGIREAIKGWDKGLKDMCVGEKRKLTIPPALAYGKEGKGKIPPESTLIFNIDLLEIRNGPRSHESFQEMDLNDDWKLSKQEVKIYLKKEFEKHGAVVNDTQHDALVEDIFDKEDEDSDGFISAREFTYKHDEL; the protein is encoded by the exons ATGGCGCTGGCGCTGCGGGCCGCTCTGCTGGTGTCAGCGCTGGGCTGCGCGGGCGCGGCGCTGATCCCCGCGGCTGACGTGAAGGTGGAGGTGCTGCAGAAGCCGTTCATCTGCCACAGGAGGACCAAGTGGGGAGACATGATGCTGGTTCACTACGAGGGGTACTTGGAGAGGGACGGCTCCATGTTTCACTCCAC tcacaagCATAACAATGGTCAACCTATGTGGTTTACACTTGGCATAAGGGAAGCTATCAAAGGCTGGGACAAAGGTTTGAAGGACATGTGTGTGGGAGAGAAGCGGAAGCTAACTATTCCACCAGCCCTTGCTtatggaaaagaagggaaag GAAAAATTCCACCTGAGAGCACGCTGATTTTCAACATTGACCTTCTTGAAATTAGGAATGGACCAAGGTCTCATGAATCCTTCCAAGAGATGGATCTTAATGATGACTGGAAACTGTCCAAGCAAGAG GTGAAAATTTACTTGAAGAAAGAATTTGAAAAGCATGGAGCAGTGGTAAATGACACCCAGCATGATGCTTTGGTTGAAGACATATTTGATAAAGAAGATGAAGACAGTGATGGGTTTATATCTGCAAGGGAATTTACATACAAGCATGATGAGCTGTAG